The following nucleotide sequence is from Streptomyces sp. NBC_00237.
TCTTGAAGGACGCCGGGACGGGCGCGGTGTTCGTCGCCGGGTCGAAGACCGGCGGGTTGCGGTCGGCGTCCTCGAAGGAGGCGGCCAGCTCGTTCTCGGCGAGGCGGCGCAGCTCGTCCAGGATGCTCTTGGCGGTCTCGACGTCCATCTCCGCGAACGGGCCGGTGCCGTACAGCTTGTCGCGGCCGAGCACCTCGAAGAGGTTGAACTCGATGTCCCGGAGGTTCGACTTGTAGTGCCCCATGGCGACGGCTCCGTAAGAATTCGGGGAGGCAGGATCCTCGTACAAATACCAGCAAGTAGCTACGATGATGCTACCCGTCGGTAATAAGCCGCAACCCCTGTGGGGCCATCCCGGGTGAGGCTCTGGTCACCTTGGCCGGTCAAGCCTGGTGAGAGGTGATCCGTGTGCCGTCGTGGGTACGGACAGGCGTTGCGCCCGGGGCGTAGGCGTCCAGAATGCGCACCGCGTACGCCTCGGTCATGAGCTCGGCGACCTCTTCCCTCGTGAGCCAGGCGACGGTTCTTGCTTCATCGGTCGGGTGCGGGTTGCCTTGGCCTGCACAGCAGCGGAAGACGAGGGAGACGATGCCTCGGCCGACGTTCTTGTACACGCCGGACAGTGGCCCGACAGTGACGTCCAGCCCCGTCTCCTCGCGGACTTCCCGCCGGACCCCCTCCTCCGGTGATTCATGGAGTTCGAGGACCCCACCCGGTGGCTCCCATGCGCCGTTGTCGGCTCGCTGGATGGCGAGAGCGCGGCCGTCGTCCCGGATCACGGCTCCCGCAACGGAGACTGAGTGCAGTGGTGTTGACTGCCTGTCGGCCACGTTGTTACCCATGCGGCGGAGCATAGGAGGAAGCGGGGAGCTATGCGGGACGAGACTGATCACAGGGGGCCGATGCCCAAGTACCTCCAGGTCGCCGACGATGTGGCGCGGCAGATCCGGGTCGGTGTTCTGGAGCCCGGACAGCAGATCCCCAGCGAAAGCGAGCTGATGGCCCGGTACGGAGTCTCGGTAGGCACGATTCGCAAGGCCATGGCCGAGATCCGCGCCGACGGCCTGGTGGAAACCCATCAGGGCAAGGGGTCGTACGTACGCGCTCGCCCGCCCATGCGCCGCAAGTCCTCCGACAGGTTCCGTCGTGCGCACCGACGGGCCGGGCGAGCCGCCTATGTGGTCGAGGCGGAAAGGTCGGGTGTGGCCGTCAGAGTGAGCGTGCTGTACATCGGGCCCCTGGCGGCCCCCGAGGAGGTCGCGGCGCGGCTCGGTGTGACGGCGGGGGTCCGGGTGCTCGCTCGGAAGAGGCTGTACTTCAACGACGGCGTACCGGCCGAGGAGGCGACGTCCTACCTGCCCTGGGAGCTGGCGGAAGCCGTTCCGGAACTCCTCCAGGAGAATCCGGGGCCCGGTGGCATCTATGCCCGGCTGGAGGAGAACGGGCACGAGCTGGAGGAGTTTCTGGAGACGGTGCGTGTGCGTACTGCGGGCCGCCGTGAGTGCGCCTCGCTCGGGCTGAGTGCCGGAGCCCCGTTGATCGAGCTCACGAGGCAGGCCGTGTCCCGGGGCGGGAGAGTGGTTGAGGTGTGCGAGACCGTCATGAACGCGGACCGGTTCGTGCTGGAGTACCGCATCCCGGCAGTCGATTGACTGATCGAACGAAAGTTCCCAACTCCGTTATTTTCAGAACCCGTTGACGACCGAGCGGCTGAGCGGAATGCTGAGTCTACTCATGCACATGAGTGCATGAGTGCATAAGTAGGGTGCCTATTCCTTGCGGGGAAGGGCTGACGGAGGGCTTCGTGGTGCGAAGTGTGGACGGGGAAGACGAGCGGCGGTGTGTCACGGAGGCCCGGCTCCTGCCGTGGTCGCGCGCCGACGGAATGCCGTGCTATCTGAGCGCGGAGGACGACGGTTCGGGATACGTGTCGCGGATTGCTGATCGTATGGAGGACGTGCAGCTCGGCATGGGAGCCGAAACGCTGGTCCTGGCCCAGCCGCTGTTGGCGGACCCGTCCGCTTCGGAGACGGAACTGCGGCGTACGGGCGTGCGGCTCTCGGAGTGCCTTGCCGATGTGCTCAGGGTCGCTGAGAGTCGTGGCGGACGTCTCAGGGGGCAGGGCCGGTGACCACACGTGTGCTTACGGCGGTGGTGCCCGCGTGGTTGAACCGGTCCGACTACGTCCGGGCGCACGACGCTTGTCATGCCTCGGCGCAGCTGTGGAACAAGGCAGTGAGCTGGGTGCGGGCCGAGTGGCATTCCGGGCGCTCTCCCGGGCCGGAAGACATTCGGCGGTACGTGATTTCGCTGCCCCCGGAGTTCAGGCCACTGCATGCGCACACCGCGGCAGCGGTCGCGTATGACCTTGCGGAGGCGATTGCCACCACACGGACCGGTAGGGCCCATGGCATGCAGGGCATCCGCTTCCCTTGGCGGGAAAAGGCTTACCGACCGCTCATGCTCAGTGCTCGGTCCGGCTGGCGGCTCACCCCCGGCGGACGCCTGGCACTGTCGTTGGGGCGGGGCCGGGAGCGGATCATCATCCCGGTACCCGAGTTCACCGATCGGGAAGGGCAGTCGGTCGACCCCGATCGTTGGGGCGAGATGAAACTTTGCTGGGACTCGGCAGATCGCCGGTGGTCGCTGCACATCACTCACCGGGGCCCGGACGACAGGCTGGCCCAGGCTCTGCCCCGGCATGACCAGGCGGCGGGAACACGGGTGGTGACGGTCGCGGTGGACGAAGGCGTCATCAACTCGATGACGATGGCTTCCCGGGCCCCGGACGGCGCATACGAGATCGCGGTGATCAACGGCCGCAGCGCCCGTTCCATCAAGCGGGGAAGGAACAAAAGGCATGCGCGCCTGCAGTCGAAGCTCTCCCGGTGTCGCACGGGATCGAGGCGGCATCGAAGGCTCACGCGGGCCAGGAAGAAGCTGGCGGCGAAAACCCGGCGGCAGCTGAAGAACTTCAACCACCAGGTGACGGCCAAAGCCAATGGGTTTGTCCGCGAGCAGGTGGAGGCCCACTGGCAAGCAGCGCCCGAAGGGGCCCGTGTGGTGGTGCAACTAGTCGTTGGGGACGTACGCGGGATCGAGCGCGACACCGCGAGGAAGCGCAGGGCTTCACCTTCCACGCGCCAGCAGCTGTCGCA
It contains:
- a CDS encoding NUDIX hydrolase — encoded protein: MGNNVADRQSTPLHSVSVAGAVIRDDGRALAIQRADNGAWEPPGGVLELHESPEEGVRREVREETGLDVTVGPLSGVYKNVGRGIVSLVFRCCAGQGNPHPTDEARTVAWLTREEVAELMTEAYAVRILDAYAPGATPVRTHDGTRITSHQA
- a CDS encoding GntR family transcriptional regulator; the protein is MPKYLQVADDVARQIRVGVLEPGQQIPSESELMARYGVSVGTIRKAMAEIRADGLVETHQGKGSYVRARPPMRRKSSDRFRRAHRRAGRAAYVVEAERSGVAVRVSVLYIGPLAAPEEVAARLGVTAGVRVLARKRLYFNDGVPAEEATSYLPWELAEAVPELLQENPGPGGIYARLEENGHELEEFLETVRVRTAGRRECASLGLSAGAPLIELTRQAVSRGGRVVEVCETVMNADRFVLEYRIPAVD
- a CDS encoding transposase, which produces MTTRVLTAVVPAWLNRSDYVRAHDACHASAQLWNKAVSWVRAEWHSGRSPGPEDIRRYVISLPPEFRPLHAHTAAAVAYDLAEAIATTRTGRAHGMQGIRFPWREKAYRPLMLSARSGWRLTPGGRLALSLGRGRERIIIPVPEFTDREGQSVDPDRWGEMKLCWDSADRRWSLHITHRGPDDRLAQALPRHDQAAGTRVVTVAVDEGVINSMTMASRAPDGAYEIAVINGRSARSIKRGRNKRHARLQSKLSRCRTGSRRHRRLTRARKKLAAKTRRQLKNFNHQVTAKANGFVREQVEAHWQAAPEGARVVVQLVVGDVRGIERDTARKRRASPSTRQQLSQWERGVQERQLAYKTGLRIKHISEAYSSQSCPFCLTRRKVRGRTYVCVNPNCALVLHRDAVGGVNIHTLAVNDGAYVPVPPATEMRVKYLRAVPGWSPDQRERHGSRQVAAGRAGGARGREARGSARNRALHDGVHA